The Alkalihalobacillus sp. LMS6 genomic interval TCAGCAAAGAAGGAGAGTAAGGCGATGGTGATGGCATAGATGACAACGGCAAGACTGGTCCAGATAAAAGCTTTTCGTCTTGAAGTTCCAAGAGGGACCATTCCTGCTGCTGTTAACTGGCTACTCAATAGAAAGCTCCCGAAAAAAGAAAGCCCTACTGCACCAAATTTATCATAATACTTCCGCAAGGTTTCACTTCGTTTAGAAGGGCCTTTTTCTTTTCCGCGTTGAAATCGAGCTAAAAATGACGTTAGTTTTTCACCTAAAACAATAAAGAGTGTGAGTGATAGGATATTCCCTGCTGTAGCAACAAGTGTAGCGATGATAGGATTTAAATCAAATAAAATAATTGCCACCGGAATCGTTAATAAAAATTCAATAAATGGGATCATCGC includes:
- a CDS encoding small multi-drug export protein gives rise to the protein MNAITEYLLIFFGAMIPFIEFLLTIPVAIILFDLNPIIATLVATAGNILSLTLFIVLGEKLTSFLARFQRGKEKGPSKRSETLRKYYDKFGAVGLSFFGSFLLSSQLTAAGMVPLGTSRRKAFIWTSLAVVIYAITIALLSFFAENWIEDWLNL